From Etheostoma cragini isolate CJK2018 chromosome 10, CSU_Ecrag_1.0, whole genome shotgun sequence, the proteins below share one genomic window:
- the rhogd gene encoding ras homolog gene family, member Gd: protein MQTIKCVVVGDGAVGKTCLLISYTTNAFPEEYIPTVFDNYSAQMSVDGRTVSLNLWDTAGQEEYDRLRTLSYPQTNVFIICFSIGSPSSHANVRHKWHPEVSHHCPNVPILLVGTKRDLRGDAETVKKLKEQGLAPTTQQQGNALAKQIGAVKYMECSALLQDGVRGVFEEAVKAVLYPVTKKSAKKCVLL from the coding sequence ATGCAGACCATAAAGTGTGTGGTGGTGGGTGACGGGGCAGTCGGTAAAACCTGCCTGCTCATCTCTTATACCACCAATGCCTTCCCCGAAGAGTACATTCCAACAGTGTTTGACAACTACAGCGCTCAGATGAGCGTAGATGGCCGCACTGTCAGCCTCAACTTGTGGGACACAGCAGGCCAGGAGGAGTATGACCGCCTGCGCACGCTTTCCTATCCCCAGACCAATGTTTTCATCATCTGCTTTTCCATTGGCAGCCCCTCCTCCCATGCCAATGTTAGGCACAAGTGGCACCCCGAGGTGTCTCATCACTGCCCCAACGTGCCCATCCTGCTGGTGGGCACCAAGAGGGACCTGAGGGGTGATGCAGAAACAGTGAAGAAGCTGAAGGAGCAGGGTCTGGCTCCTACTACCCAGCAGCAGGGAAACGCCCTGGCCAAGCAGATTGGGGCTGTTAAATACATGGAGTGTTCTGCTCTCCTGCAGGATGGTGTCAGGGGGGTGTTTGAGGAAGCTGTGAAGGCAGTGTTGTATCCAGTCACGAAAAAGAGCGCCAAGAAGTGTGTGCTGTTGTAA